The following proteins are encoded in a genomic region of Acidobacteriota bacterium:
- the accC gene encoding acetyl-CoA carboxylase biotin carboxylase subunit, with translation MFKKILIANRGEIAVRVMRACREMGIRTVAVFSEVDRESLHIRFADEAYPIGPAPSMESYLRIDKIIQVAHESGAEAVHPGYGFLSENPLFAEACRKEGIIFIGPSHESMKAMGNKVYARELMKRTGVPVIPGTGNLPDDMASIKKIASELGYPVMVKASAGGGGKGMRIVRDEGEIESCVRGARSEAGSAFGDPSVYLERYFPAPRHIEVQILGDQYGNVVHLFERECSIQRRHQKLIEESPSVVVDAATREKLGDLAVKAAEAVQYVAAGTIEFLRDERGEFYFMEMNTRLQVEHPVTELVAGIDLVKEMIKIAAGERLSFKQEDLKMRGSAIECRIYAEDSEHAFMPSPGKVEFIRAPGGPGVRDDSGIYPGYTVPVYYDPLIAKLVVWGKDRNEALQRMRRALDEYSIQGIKTTIPFHRKVLKHKDFIAGEFDTSFVEKLNSFMLPAEGIHEIAIIGAAIAALERRRPVSIQREAAASRWKIDGRSKALKNRL, from the coding sequence ATGTTTAAGAAGATACTGATTGCGAATAGAGGTGAGATCGCCGTCAGAGTCATGAGAGCCTGCCGGGAGATGGGGATCAGGACCGTCGCAGTTTTTTCGGAGGTGGACAGGGAATCCCTTCACATCCGGTTCGCCGATGAAGCTTATCCGATCGGCCCCGCGCCATCCATGGAGAGCTATCTCAGGATTGATAAGATCATCCAGGTAGCTCACGAAAGCGGCGCGGAAGCGGTCCATCCGGGTTATGGCTTCCTCTCCGAAAATCCGCTTTTTGCCGAGGCATGCAGGAAAGAGGGGATCATCTTCATCGGTCCCTCCCACGAATCGATGAAGGCAATGGGAAATAAGGTCTATGCGAGAGAGCTGATGAAGAGAACGGGTGTGCCGGTAATCCCCGGGACTGGCAATCTCCCAGATGACATGGCCAGCATCAAGAAGATTGCATCAGAGCTTGGATACCCCGTCATGGTAAAGGCATCAGCAGGAGGTGGCGGGAAGGGGATGAGGATCGTTCGGGATGAGGGAGAGATCGAAAGCTGTGTCAGGGGAGCCAGATCGGAAGCTGGATCAGCTTTTGGAGACCCATCGGTTTATCTGGAGAGATATTTTCCAGCACCGCGGCACATTGAAGTCCAGATCCTCGGAGATCAGTATGGAAATGTCGTCCATCTCTTTGAGAGGGAGTGTTCCATCCAGCGGAGGCATCAGAAGCTGATCGAGGAATCGCCATCGGTCGTAGTGGATGCGGCAACACGGGAAAAGCTCGGCGATCTGGCGGTGAAGGCAGCTGAAGCCGTCCAGTATGTCGCAGCCGGGACAATCGAATTCCTCAGAGACGAGCGTGGTGAGTTCTATTTCATGGAGATGAACACGAGGCTCCAGGTGGAGCATCCCGTCACGGAGCTTGTCGCCGGGATCGACCTCGTCAAGGAGATGATAAAGATAGCGGCGGGGGAGAGACTTTCCTTCAAACAGGAAGATCTGAAGATGCGTGGGTCCGCCATCGAATGCAGGATCTATGCGGAAGATTCGGAGCACGCCTTTATGCCTTCTCCGGGGAAGGTAGAGTTCATCCGCGCTCCAGGAGGCCCAGGTGTGAGAGATGACAGCGGCATATATCCCGGTTACACGGTACCCGTATATTATGATCCCCTCATCGCGAAACTCGTGGTCTGGGGGAAAGACAGAAACGAGGCGCTCCAGAGGATGAGAAGAGCTCTCGATGAGTACTCCATCCAAGGGATCAAAACGACCATACCGTTCCACAGGAAGGTTTTGAAGCATAAGGATTTCATCGCCGGGGAATTCGATACATCCTTTGTAGAAAAACTAAACAGCTTCATGTTGCCTGCAGAAGGGATCCATGAAATTGCGATAATAGGCGCTGCTATCGCGGCCCTCGAGAGGAGGAGGCCAGTCAGCATTCAAAGAGAGGCAGCGGCCAGCCGTTGGAAGATCGACGGGAGGAGCAAAGCTCTCAAGAACAGGCTTTAA
- a CDS encoding acyl-CoA carboxylase subunit beta — protein MGYDKIEELRKRREEVLAGGGEEKISKQHQAGKLTARERVDLLLDAGTFQEIDPFVKHRCIDFGMDKMRIPGDGVVTGHGKIDGRDIFLFAQDFTIFGGSLSETYAAKICKIMDLAMKIGVPIIGLNDSGGARIQEGVVSLAGYADIFLRNTLISGVVPQISAIMGPCAGGAVYSPAITDFNIMVKGSSYMFITGPDVIKTVTHEEVTKEKLGGAMTHNTISGVAHFAAEDDRDALMIIRELLSYIPSNNREDPPVRETDDPPDREDESLDSIVPDNPNQPYDMKKIITTVVDNNHFFEIHKHFAKNIIIGFGRLNGRPVGIIANQPSVLAGTLDIDASVKGARFVRFCDAFNIPLITFEDVPGFLPGTAQEFGGIIKHGAKLLFAYAEATVPKITIITRKSYGGAYCVMASKQIRTDLNLAYPTAEIAVMGPEGAVNIIYKKEVPKAANKDEFLKKKVEEFRKKFANPYVAAERGYIDEVIRPAETRKKLIRALSLLENKVDYNPAKKHGNIPL, from the coding sequence ATGGGTTACGATAAGATCGAAGAACTCAGGAAGAGGAGGGAAGAGGTTCTTGCTGGCGGGGGAGAAGAGAAAATCAGCAAGCAGCATCAGGCAGGGAAGCTAACCGCGCGGGAAAGGGTCGACCTTCTTCTCGATGCTGGAACCTTTCAGGAGATAGACCCCTTCGTCAAGCACCGCTGCATTGATTTCGGGATGGATAAAATGCGGATACCCGGAGATGGAGTAGTAACGGGTCACGGAAAGATCGATGGAAGGGATATCTTCCTCTTCGCCCAGGATTTTACGATCTTCGGCGGTTCGCTCAGTGAGACTTATGCCGCCAAGATCTGCAAGATAATGGATCTGGCGATGAAGATAGGAGTCCCCATAATCGGGCTCAACGACTCGGGAGGAGCAAGGATCCAGGAAGGAGTAGTTTCTCTCGCCGGCTATGCCGATATATTTTTGCGAAATACCCTCATCTCAGGTGTCGTCCCCCAGATATCCGCCATAATGGGGCCATGCGCGGGTGGTGCCGTCTATTCACCCGCCATCACCGATTTCAACATCATGGTGAAGGGCTCCAGCTACATGTTCATCACGGGGCCGGATGTCATCAAGACAGTAACACACGAAGAGGTCACCAAAGAAAAGCTGGGTGGCGCCATGACGCATAACACCATTAGCGGCGTTGCGCACTTTGCCGCAGAGGACGACCGGGATGCCCTTATGATAATCAGAGAGCTCCTGAGCTATATTCCATCCAACAACAGGGAGGACCCCCCGGTTCGTGAAACGGACGATCCACCAGATCGGGAAGACGAGTCGCTCGATTCAATCGTCCCGGATAACCCGAACCAACCCTATGATATGAAGAAGATCATAACAACCGTCGTGGACAATAATCACTTTTTCGAGATCCACAAGCATTTTGCAAAGAATATCATCATAGGTTTTGGAAGGTTGAACGGCCGCCCTGTAGGGATAATCGCCAATCAACCATCCGTTCTTGCCGGAACGCTTGACATAGATGCCTCCGTCAAGGGAGCGCGTTTCGTGAGATTCTGCGATGCCTTCAATATCCCTCTCATAACGTTCGAGGATGTTCCAGGATTCCTGCCCGGAACGGCGCAGGAGTTTGGCGGGATCATCAAGCATGGGGCCAAGCTGCTGTTTGCTTATGCCGAGGCCACCGTTCCCAAGATCACCATCATAACCCGAAAGTCATACGGGGGTGCTTACTGTGTCATGGCGAGCAAGCAGATCAGGACCGACTTAAATTTAGCCTATCCTACGGCGGAGATAGCAGTGATGGGACCGGAAGGAGCGGTCAATATCATTTACAAAAAAGAAGTGCCGAAGGCCGCAAACAAAGATGAATTCCTGAAAAAAAAGGTGGAGGAGTTCAGGAAGAAGTTTGCCAACCCGTATGTAGCGGCCGAGAGGGGATACATCGATGAGGTCATCCGGCCAGCGGAGACGAGGAAGAAGCTTATTAGAGCCCTCTCTCTCTTGGAAAATAAGGTCGATTACAATCCCGCCAAGAAGCACGGGAATATTCCGCTGTGA
- a CDS encoding PilZ domain-containing protein: MSPESKDRRKHNRVAKSLRLKPAEGRNGFMELQCTNISLGGACCISKVNFPVMTKLLMHLYLHETDGHKLSADVPLSIHAYVVRSEKIKKGKNKNRYLLALFFKEMENAQAHLLREFIEKAAQRGAAKGKKVVLC; this comes from the coding sequence ATGAGTCCAGAAAGCAAAGACAGAAGGAAACACAACCGGGTCGCCAAGAGCTTGAGATTGAAGCCTGCGGAAGGGAGAAACGGCTTCATGGAGCTGCAGTGCACGAACATCAGTCTGGGAGGGGCGTGCTGTATCTCTAAGGTGAACTTTCCCGTCATGACGAAGCTCCTGATGCATCTCTACCTCCACGAAACGGACGGCCATAAACTATCTGCGGACGTGCCTCTTTCAATCCATGCTTATGTCGTGAGAAGCGAGAAGATCAAGAAAGGCAAGAACAAAAACAGATATCTGCTTGCCCTCTTTTTCAAAGAAATGGAGAACGCGCAGGCTCATCTCCTTCGCGAGTTCATAGAAAAAGCGGCACAGCGGGGAGCAGCGAAAGGAAAGAAAGTCGTTCTCTGCTGA
- the rpsU gene encoding 30S ribosomal protein S21 — MPLVRVREDESLESALRRFKRKCEKSGILSELKKRQHYEKPSARRKRKALAARKKILKRMAQERRQIE, encoded by the coding sequence ATGCCACTGGTCAGAGTCAGAGAAGACGAGAGCCTGGAAAGCGCACTCAGAAGGTTCAAAAGAAAATGCGAGAAATCCGGCATCTTGTCTGAACTGAAGAAGAGGCAGCATTATGAGAAGCCCAGCGCGCGCAGGAAGAGAAAAGCTCTGGCAGCTCGCAAGAAGATTCTCAAGAGAATGGCTCAGGAGCGCAGACAAATAGAATAA
- a CDS encoding zinc ribbon domain-containing protein, translating to MPIYEYICPRCEEKFEKLVLKVSSEVSCPRCGRSDVEKLFSSFATVGRPKGQEKACGSCKSKNCSVC from the coding sequence ATGCCTATATACGAATATATATGCCCCCGGTGCGAGGAAAAGTTTGAAAAGCTCGTTCTGAAGGTGAGCTCCGAAGTCTCTTGTCCAAGGTGCGGTCGATCTGATGTTGAGAAACTCTTCTCCTCGTTTGCAACGGTGGGGAGGCCCAAAGGGCAGGAAAAGGCATGTGGTTCTTGCAAGAGCAAAAACTGCTCGGTCTGTTGA
- the gyrA gene encoding DNA gyrase subunit A translates to MDHTESRIPVNIEDEMKKSYMDYAMSVIIGRALPDIRDGLKPVHRRILYAMHDAGNHHEKPYRKSAKTVGEVIGKYHPHGDAAVYDTIVRMAQDFSLRYCLIDGQGNFGSVDGDPPAAMRYTEIRMEKITHELLSDIDKETVDFGPNYDASEQEPLVLPASFPNLIINGSSGIAVGMATNIPPHNLSEVIDAVKMVINDPEVTTEELMKVLPGPDFPTGAYIYGINGIREAYETGRGKIVVRAKAEVEVDPKRDKESIIITEIPYQVNKAQLIEEIALLIKDKRIEGISDIRDESDREGIRIVMEVKRGEQSAVILNNLYKRTNLQITFGAIFLAIVNNQPKILSLKELIKHFIDFRKEVVIRKTTFGLRKAEEKAHILEGLKIAIDHLDEVINLIKKSKTPPEAKEALIRRFNFSDIQAQSILDMKLQRLTGLEREKIADDYQQTLMLIEKMKQILASERLVLQIILEDIERIKKEYADQRRTHIVAETKEITLEDMIAEEEMVITCSHSGYIKRSPLSSYRSQRRGGKGKIGMTTKEEDFVEHLFIASTHSYILVFTDSGKVHWLKVHEIPEVGSAGKGKAIVNLINISSGERVAALLSVKSFEEGKFILMATKKGFVKKTDLTAFSNPRAGGIRALTIDEEDDLFSVKLTDNQGEVFIATHGGKSIRFNEKEIRPMGRAARGVRGIRLRKDDYLVEMEALSGQRQILTVTEKGFGKRTDIKEYRVQGRGGSGIINIKTTQRNGKVVGVMAVEDEDQVMMITLQGKIIRMRINGISIFRRSTQGVRLIELDEGDEVVSVVKVVEKEEEE, encoded by the coding sequence ATGGATCATACTGAGTCTAGAATCCCGGTCAACATCGAAGACGAGATGAAGAAGTCCTACATGGACTATGCGATGAGCGTCATCATTGGCCGTGCCCTTCCCGACATCAGGGACGGGTTGAAGCCGGTCCATAGAAGGATCCTCTATGCAATGCACGATGCCGGGAATCACCACGAAAAACCGTACAGGAAATCTGCCAAAACGGTCGGCGAGGTCATCGGGAAATACCACCCGCATGGCGATGCCGCGGTTTACGACACAATCGTGAGGATGGCGCAGGACTTCTCCCTGCGCTACTGCCTGATAGACGGGCAGGGGAATTTCGGCTCGGTTGATGGAGACCCGCCTGCGGCAATGCGGTATACCGAGATACGGATGGAGAAGATCACCCATGAGCTCCTGAGCGATATCGATAAAGAGACCGTGGATTTCGGGCCTAACTACGATGCTTCCGAGCAGGAACCCCTTGTTCTTCCTGCCTCCTTTCCGAACCTGATCATCAATGGCTCATCGGGAATTGCTGTCGGCATGGCGACGAATATCCCGCCTCACAACCTAAGTGAAGTCATAGACGCCGTAAAGATGGTAATCAACGATCCAGAAGTCACAACAGAAGAGCTCATGAAAGTACTTCCGGGTCCGGACTTTCCGACGGGGGCCTACATCTATGGGATCAATGGCATCCGGGAAGCGTACGAAACGGGTAGGGGCAAGATCGTTGTACGGGCTAAGGCCGAGGTGGAGGTCGATCCAAAAAGGGATAAGGAAAGCATAATCATTACGGAAATTCCATATCAGGTTAACAAGGCTCAGCTCATTGAGGAGATCGCTCTCCTGATTAAGGACAAGAGAATTGAAGGAATCTCCGATATCAGGGATGAATCTGACCGCGAGGGAATCCGAATCGTCATGGAGGTCAAGAGAGGAGAACAATCAGCCGTCATCCTGAACAATCTGTACAAACGAACGAATCTTCAGATTACCTTCGGCGCCATCTTCCTTGCAATAGTAAACAACCAGCCCAAGATTCTCTCGCTCAAGGAGCTGATCAAGCATTTCATCGATTTCAGGAAAGAAGTAGTCATTAGAAAGACAACCTTTGGGCTAAGGAAGGCGGAAGAGAAGGCCCACATCCTGGAAGGGCTGAAGATCGCCATCGACCATCTGGATGAAGTCATAAATCTCATCAAGAAGTCCAAGACCCCTCCTGAGGCGAAAGAGGCCTTGATCAGAAGGTTCAACTTCAGCGACATCCAGGCCCAGTCCATCCTCGACATGAAACTGCAGAGACTCACCGGGCTGGAGAGGGAAAAGATTGCCGATGATTATCAGCAGACTCTGATGCTAATCGAAAAGATGAAGCAGATCCTCGCCAGCGAGCGCCTCGTGCTTCAGATCATCTTGGAAGACATCGAGAGGATTAAGAAGGAATACGCCGACCAGAGAAGAACTCATATCGTTGCGGAGACGAAAGAGATCACCCTTGAAGACATGATCGCTGAAGAAGAAATGGTCATTACCTGTAGCCATTCCGGATACATCAAGAGGAGTCCCCTCTCCAGTTACAGGAGCCAGAGGAGGGGCGGCAAGGGCAAGATCGGGATGACAACCAAGGAAGAGGACTTCGTCGAACATCTCTTCATCGCCTCGACACATTCATACATCCTGGTTTTCACGGATTCGGGCAAGGTGCACTGGCTGAAGGTGCATGAGATCCCGGAGGTCGGGTCCGCGGGGAAGGGAAAGGCCATTGTCAATCTTATCAACATATCGTCGGGAGAAAGGGTGGCAGCTCTCCTCTCCGTGAAATCATTCGAAGAGGGGAAATTCATCCTGATGGCCACAAAGAAAGGGTTCGTGAAGAAAACGGATCTCACCGCCTTTTCCAATCCGAGAGCAGGCGGCATCAGAGCTCTGACCATCGATGAAGAGGATGACCTCTTTTCCGTAAAATTGACGGACAACCAGGGGGAGGTCTTTATCGCAACGCATGGCGGAAAATCGATACGGTTCAATGAGAAAGAGATCAGACCCATGGGGCGTGCTGCGCGTGGTGTGCGTGGCATACGATTGCGAAAGGATGATTACCTAGTCGAGATGGAGGCACTTTCCGGCCAACGCCAGATCCTGACCGTGACCGAGAAGGGGTTTGGCAAGAGGACGGACATCAAGGAGTACAGGGTTCAGGGAAGAGGAGGGAGCGGTATCATCAATATCAAGACCACCCAGAGGAATGGCAAGGTAGTGGGCGTCATGGCGGTGGAGGATGAAGACCAGGTCATGATGATCACACTTCAGGGGAAGATCATCAGGATGAGGATCAATGGGATCAGCATCTTCCGTAGGAGCACGCAAGGCGTGAGGCTAATTGAACTGGATGAGGGAGATGAAGTCGTTTCGGTCGTCAAAGTAGTAGAAAAGGAGGAGGAAGAATGA
- a CDS encoding biotin/lipoyl-containing protein codes for MLLEARTEKGAVLVRVEKLGDSYRIFLGEKEFNVNVKKVEKSFYSILHDNRTYDLSVEDSGKHVQVTLNGETFHIELVNPLYAATGAGAEEIKGRQVIKSVMPGKVIKLLVSEGDSVDEGQGLLIIEAMKMENEIASPKSGRVTEIKVREGWTVEADAELLVVD; via the coding sequence ATGTTACTGGAAGCAAGAACAGAGAAGGGAGCCGTTCTCGTCAGAGTTGAAAAGCTGGGAGACTCTTACAGGATCTTCCTCGGCGAGAAGGAGTTCAACGTCAACGTCAAGAAGGTGGAAAAATCTTTCTATTCAATCTTGCATGATAACAGAACGTATGATCTCTCGGTTGAAGACAGCGGGAAACATGTCCAGGTGACTCTGAACGGGGAGACCTTCCATATTGAGCTCGTCAATCCTCTCTATGCTGCCACAGGCGCGGGCGCGGAAGAGATCAAGGGACGGCAGGTCATCAAATCGGTCATGCCGGGAAAAGTGATCAAGCTCCTCGTATCGGAAGGGGATTCGGTGGATGAGGGGCAGGGGCTTCTGATCATTGAAGCCATGAAGATGGAAAACGAGATAGCATCGCCCAAATCAGGCAGGGTTACCGAAATAAAAGTCAGGGAAGGATGGACGGTGGAGGCTGATGCCGAGCTCCTCGTTGTCGATTGA
- the larB gene encoding nickel pincer cofactor biosynthesis protein LarB, translating to MERKEIEKMLRKVRGGSLSISAALEKLKNFAFEDIGFARIDHHRHLRRGFPEVIFGQGKKDDQIIEIIKRMRARKQSVFVTRASRDLFRKVKKLYKNACFNELARAITIIPEGIKPERSGILVVTAGTSDVPVAEEAALTAEVLGEKVERIYDVGVAGLHRLISVKDNILEANVIIVVAGMEGALPSVIAGLVDKPVIGVPTSTGYGTSFSGVGALLGMLNSCASGLVVVNIDNGFGAGCAASLINRLTS from the coding sequence ATGGAAAGGAAAGAGATTGAAAAGATGCTAAGGAAAGTGCGCGGGGGGAGCCTCTCCATTTCTGCGGCATTGGAAAAATTAAAGAACTTTGCGTTTGAAGACATCGGATTTGCAAGGATAGATCATCATCGCCATTTGAGACGAGGATTCCCGGAAGTCATCTTCGGGCAGGGGAAAAAAGATGATCAGATCATCGAGATCATCAAGAGGATGAGAGCCAGAAAGCAATCTGTCTTTGTGACGAGGGCGTCACGCGATCTCTTCAGGAAGGTAAAGAAACTCTATAAGAACGCTTGTTTCAACGAATTGGCCCGTGCCATCACAATCATTCCGGAGGGGATCAAACCTGAACGCAGCGGCATCCTTGTCGTGACGGCCGGGACATCCGATGTCCCGGTAGCCGAAGAGGCTGCTCTCACAGCAGAGGTCCTTGGAGAAAAAGTTGAGAGGATCTACGATGTAGGAGTGGCGGGGCTGCACAGGTTGATCAGCGTAAAGGATAACATTCTTGAAGCGAATGTCATCATAGTTGTTGCCGGTATGGAAGGAGCATTGCCGAGCGTCATAGCTGGACTGGTGGACAAACCTGTCATTGGAGTCCCAACAAGTACAGGGTATGGAACTAGTTTTAGTGGCGTAGGAGCCTTGCTGGGTATGTTAAACAGCTGCGCTTCCGGCCTGGTCGTCGTAAATATCGACAACGGTTTTGGCGCTGGATGCGCAGCCTCGCTGATCAACAGGCTGACAAGTTAA
- the fsa gene encoding fructose-6-phosphate aldolase — MKFFIDTADLKEIREAEKLGILDGVTTNPTLVAKTGCKFEDIIRDICSIVDGPISAEVLSLDVDGMVAEARKLSRIHKNIIVKIPITEDGLRTVKILAADGIKTNITLIFSPSQALLAAKVGAAYVSPFVGRLDDASHDGMDIVRDVKKIYANYGFKTQIIVASIRHPRHVVEAALAGADIATIPFSVIKSLVKHPLTDVGIKRFLQDWEKVPR, encoded by the coding sequence ATGAAATTCTTCATCGATACGGCAGATCTGAAGGAAATCAGGGAGGCAGAGAAGCTTGGTATCCTTGACGGAGTCACGACAAATCCGACGCTGGTCGCAAAAACGGGTTGCAAATTCGAAGATATCATCAGGGATATCTGCTCCATCGTCGATGGCCCGATCAGCGCGGAAGTCCTGAGCCTCGATGTGGACGGGATGGTCGCCGAAGCCAGGAAGTTATCCCGGATCCATAAGAACATCATCGTGAAAATCCCTATCACGGAAGATGGCCTAAGGACGGTAAAAATACTGGCTGCGGATGGGATTAAAACCAACATCACGTTGATCTTTTCTCCATCCCAGGCTCTCCTGGCCGCCAAGGTGGGTGCGGCCTACGTCAGCCCGTTTGTGGGAAGACTCGATGATGCAAGTCACGACGGAATGGATATCGTCAGAGATGTCAAAAAAATCTACGCTAATTATGGTTTCAAGACGCAGATCATCGTTGCCAGCATCAGGCATCCCCGTCACGTGGTAGAAGCAGCGCTGGCAGGAGCGGACATAGCCACCATTCCTTTTTCCGTCATCAAAAGCCTGGTGAAACATCCGCTGACAGATGTAGGGATCAAAAGATTCCTGCAGGACTGGGAAAAGGTTCCCAGATGA
- the gyrB gene encoding DNA topoisomerase (ATP-hydrolyzing) subunit B, whose product MEKKEREQNLDPSSEYDATKIKVLEGLEAVRKRPAMYIGTTGTAGLHHLVYEVVDNSIDEALGNFCDRIEVTIHIDNSITVVDNGRGIPVDTHKEENKPAAEVVLTKLHAGGKFDKESYKVSGGLHGVGLSVVNALSESLDLEIWREGKVYQQSYGRGNPVTEFKQIGTTKKRGTKIRFKPDPDIFEETEISHDAITQRMRELAFLNRGVTITVKDERRDKESIFQYRGGIVEFVSHLNKNRAVLHHPPIYFTGERDGIAVEIAMQYNDSYSENIFSFANSINTMEGGSHLAGFKSALTRTINNYLSSADSYDRDAKGITLQGEDVREGLTAVISIKVPEPQFEGQTKTKLGNSEVKGVLETLMNEKLAEYLEEHPDVARNILSKSMEALRAREAARKAKELTRRKGALDSASLPGKLADCQEKDPQLSELFIVEGDSAGGSAKQGRDRRFQAILPIKGKILNVEKARFDKMLTSDEIKTIITALGTGIGKEDYDISKLRYHNVIIMTDADVDGSHIRTLLLTFFFRQMRELIERGHLYIAQPPLYKVKKGKTEAYLQDERELGQLLVQKATEEKAVILPGRDLKVEGEALNKLLLRLMEYNRLMELMERRGAGKDIVEATLMSGIREKEDLGSKEKMEELAGRLEGLGHTIFGIDRDEEHDLLELALKSASKGQREMIIDLEFISTVEFKKIKSLYTLLSEVHDSAFIVRENGREAKLDNREKLLEYMMESVKKGLVIQRYKGLGEMNPEQLWETTMDPARRKLLQVKIDDFYEADGIFNVLMGDQVEPRRKFIEENSLDVQNLDI is encoded by the coding sequence ATGGAAAAGAAAGAAAGAGAACAGAATCTGGACCCTTCCTCGGAATACGATGCGACGAAGATTAAGGTGCTGGAAGGGCTGGAAGCGGTCCGGAAGAGACCGGCGATGTATATAGGAACGACCGGCACCGCAGGTCTGCATCATCTCGTCTATGAAGTTGTGGACAACAGCATCGATGAAGCCCTGGGAAACTTTTGCGACAGGATCGAAGTAACTATCCATATCGACAACAGTATCACCGTAGTGGACAATGGGCGCGGCATACCGGTGGATACCCACAAAGAAGAGAATAAGCCTGCGGCGGAAGTAGTTCTCACCAAGCTCCATGCAGGTGGAAAATTTGATAAGGAGAGCTACAAGGTTTCTGGAGGATTGCATGGTGTAGGGCTTTCCGTTGTCAACGCCCTCTCGGAATCCCTGGATCTGGAAATCTGGCGAGAGGGCAAAGTATATCAGCAGAGCTACGGCCGGGGAAACCCCGTAACGGAATTCAAGCAGATAGGGACGACGAAGAAGCGGGGGACGAAGATTCGCTTCAAGCCGGATCCGGACATCTTCGAGGAGACAGAGATCAGTCACGACGCAATCACTCAGCGGATGAGGGAGCTTGCCTTCCTGAACAGAGGCGTCACAATCACGGTCAAGGACGAGAGAAGGGATAAAGAGAGTATCTTCCAGTATAGAGGTGGGATTGTCGAGTTCGTATCCCATCTGAACAAAAATCGCGCAGTGCTGCATCACCCTCCTATCTACTTCACCGGGGAGAGGGACGGAATCGCAGTCGAGATCGCAATGCAGTACAACGACTCTTACAGCGAGAACATCTTCAGCTTCGCCAACAGCATAAACACGATGGAAGGGGGAAGCCACCTGGCGGGCTTCAAATCGGCCCTGACCCGGACTATAAACAATTATCTATCCTCTGCAGATAGCTATGACAGGGATGCAAAGGGGATAACCCTTCAGGGAGAAGATGTAAGAGAAGGCCTTACGGCCGTCATCAGCATCAAGGTGCCCGAACCTCAGTTCGAAGGGCAGACGAAGACAAAGCTCGGAAACAGCGAGGTCAAAGGTGTTTTGGAAACGCTGATGAACGAGAAGCTTGCCGAGTATCTCGAGGAGCATCCCGACGTTGCGCGAAATATCCTCTCCAAATCGATGGAGGCGCTGCGGGCCAGAGAGGCGGCAAGAAAGGCCAAGGAACTGACCCGGAGGAAAGGAGCTCTCGATTCAGCCTCTCTTCCAGGGAAGCTGGCGGATTGTCAGGAAAAGGACCCGCAGCTGTCCGAGCTCTTCATCGTGGAGGGAGATTCCGCGGGCGGTTCTGCCAAGCAGGGGCGAGATAGAAGATTTCAGGCAATCCTCCCGATCAAAGGAAAGATCCTCAACGTCGAGAAGGCGCGGTTCGATAAGATGCTTACCAGCGATGAAATCAAGACGATCATCACAGCGCTTGGGACAGGGATAGGGAAAGAGGATTACGATATCTCAAAGTTGAGATACCACAACGTCATAATCATGACTGATGCAGATGTGGATGGGTCTCATATCCGGACCCTCCTTCTGACCTTTTTCTTCAGGCAGATGCGTGAGCTCATCGAAAGGGGGCATCTCTACATTGCCCAACCACCGCTTTATAAAGTTAAGAAGGGGAAAACAGAAGCCTATCTCCAGGATGAAAGGGAACTTGGCCAATTACTGGTTCAGAAAGCAACCGAAGAAAAAGCCGTTATTCTTCCCGGAAGAGATCTGAAAGTGGAAGGGGAAGCACTTAACAAACTCTTGCTCAGGTTGATGGAATACAACCGTCTGATGGAGCTTATGGAGAGAAGGGGAGCGGGGAAGGATATCGTCGAGGCCACGCTCATGTCCGGCATCAGGGAAAAGGAAGACCTGGGCAGCAAGGAAAAGATGGAAGAGCTTGCAGGGCGCCTCGAAGGTCTCGGACACACCATCTTCGGCATCGACAGGGATGAAGAGCATGATCTTCTCGAACTCGCCCTGAAATCAGCATCGAAGGGACAGAGAGAGATGATCATCGACCTGGAGTTCATATCGACCGTCGAGTTCAAGAAGATTAAATCGCTTTATACGCTCCTTTCGGAAGTCCACGACAGCGCGTTCATCGTCCGCGAGAACGGAAGAGAGGCAAAGCTGGACAACAGGGAGAAGCTCCTGGAGTACATGATGGAATCGGTCAAGAAGGGGCTCGTCATCCAGAGGTACAAGGGTCTCGGTGAGATGAACCCAGAGCAACTCTGGGAGACGACAATGGATCCTGCCAGGAGAAAGCTTCTGCAAGTAAAGATTGACGATTTCTACGAAGCCGACGGGATCTTCAACGTTCTCATGGGAGATCAGGTGGAACCGAGGAGGAAGTTTATTGAAGAAAACTCCCTGGATGTTCAGAACCTCGACATCTAA